One window of the Candidatus Omnitrophota bacterium genome contains the following:
- a CDS encoding response regulator transcription factor, producing the protein LLEQLQSRSEKIPVLVVSMYEDPFYIEKAFKAGAKGYMLKRESVQKVGMAIRQILNGRIYASEDISLRMLSSMVEKQFSPAASNIRQTLSQREFQIFEFIGQGKKRQEIAEALHISDRTVDTHMTRIKEKLEIDSNAKLIHCAIKFFMKSY; encoded by the coding sequence TCTCCTCGAGCAATTGCAAAGCAGGTCCGAAAAAATCCCCGTTCTCGTCGTTTCCATGTACGAAGATCCCTTCTATATCGAAAAGGCTTTTAAAGCGGGGGCCAAGGGCTATATGCTGAAAAGGGAATCGGTGCAAAAAGTGGGAATGGCGATCCGCCAAATCTTGAACGGCCGCATCTACGCCAGCGAAGATATCTCCTTGCGCATGCTTTCCAGCATGGTGGAGAAGCAATTTTCTCCCGCCGCGTCGAATATCCGCCAAACGTTAAGCCAACGCGAATTCCAGATCTTCGAATTCATCGGCCAGGGGAAAAAGCGGCAAGAGATCGCGGAGGCGCTGCATATCAGCGACCGCACCGTCGATACGCACATGACCCGGATCAAAGAAAAATTGGAAATCGATTCCAACGCCAAGCTCATCCACTGCGCCATCAAATTTTTCATGAAATCCTATTAA